The following are encoded together in the Nymphalis io chromosome 26, ilAglIoxx1.1, whole genome shotgun sequence genome:
- the LOC126778492 gene encoding zinc finger protein 782-like, whose translation MAGLNRVLQSIITRKNEFCCLCLKVIKENPVNIQDEVILKEDDKDCAIKIFDVLSFVLGSDTYNNISAVEFLCKQCTHSAVTCYKFITMCKENFEVLSKALCSLNSCIDNIADNSYKCNALYVTLDPNNFSTQQYYDYKHSGSPTTNAFKRFQSIIDNHSGFNINTEIPIKKENITMSEQTHKRKRRDYFSVPIKTREMLYDKNDRTNLKCKVCFRTYPSLSNLRNHFIRVHAPKDYKCSICNKKFGSLALVESHKSESHCTLICIECGKTFHNRHTLKMHEISHHLKLVCQDCGRIYKSQTTFKKHIDLNVCGQNTRASQADAKFTCDYCNKKYTQKVSLRVHIQHEHGNYKGHECKWCKKKFWAISRLNAHIVKHTQEKNFQCTTCGGKFVSKESLLYHTRTHTGEKPYQCRFCDSKFLSASRRADHIKRHHSDVTYKCDVCNIKYTTQVCLEKHKKTHEKSNHRLQLSEEEKIFLEMSDEEYNLTQHIS comes from the exons ATGGCAGGTCTCAATCGTGTCTTACAAAGCATAATCACAagaaaaaatgaattttgttgCTTATGCTTAAAAGTAATCAAGGAAAACCCTGTTAATATACAAgatgaagttattttaaaagaagatGACAAAGACTGCGCTATTAAGATATTTGATGTTTTATCTTTCGTACTCGGTTCCGAT ACATACAACAATATATCTGCTGTCGAATTTTTATGTAAGCAGTGTACTCATTCAGCGGTTACATGCTATAAATTCATTACAATGTGTAAAGAGAATTTTGAAGTACTTAGTAAGGCACTGTGTAGCCTAAATTCTTGTATCGATAATATTGCCGATAATAGTTATAAATGCAATGCATTGTATGTGACATTAGATCCAAATAATTTTTCTACTCAACAATACTATGATTATAAACATTCAGGTTCACCAACTACAAATGCATTTAAAAGATTCCAATCGATTATCGATAATCACTCTGGTTTCAATATAAACACTGAAATTCCaatcaaaaaagaaaatattacaatgtCTGAACAAACtcataaaagaaaaagaagagATTACTTCTCTGTTCCTATTAAAACAAGGGAAATGCTTTATGACAAAAATGATCGAACAAATTTAAAGTGTAAAGTTTGCTTCAGGACATATCCTTCTTTGTCAAATTTAAGAAATCATTTCATTAGAGTTCACGCTCCAAAAGACTATAAATGctcaatttgtaataaaaaatttggtTCCCTAGCTCTTGTAGAAAGTCATAAGAGTGAAAGTCATTGCACTCTTATTTGCATAGAGTGTGGGAAAACATTCCATAACCGTCACACACTTAAAATGCATGAAATTAGCCATCATTTGAAACTCGTCTGTCAAGATTGTGGACGAATTTATAAAAGCCAAACGACATTCAAAAAACATATAGACTTGAATGTCTGTGGTCAAAATACTAGAGCCTCTCAGGCTGATGCTAAGTTCACTTGTGactattgtaacaaaaaatatactcaaAAAGTATCCTTACGAGTTCACATACAACATGAACATGGCAATTATAAGGGACATGAATGTAAATGGTGTAAAAAGAAATTTTGGGCTATAAGCAGATTGAATGCACACATAGTCAAACACACACAAGAAAAGAATTTTCAATGTACTACATGTGGAGGTAAATTTGTATCTAAGGAATCATTATTGTatcacacacgcacacacacaggTGAGAAACCTTACCAATGCCGCTTTTGTGATAGTAAATTCTTGTCTGCGTCAAGAAGAGCAGATCACATCAAACGTCACCATTCTGATGTAACATATAAATGTgatgtttgtaatataaaatatacaacgcAGGTATGTTTagagaaacataaaaaaacacacgaAAAGTCAAATCACCGCTTACAATTATCAGAAGAGGAAAAAATTTTCTTGGAGATGTCCGATGAAGAATACAATTTAACTCAACATATTAGTTaa